In Candidatus Hydrogenedentota bacterium, the sequence CATCTTTCCATGGGTCTTCGTTGTGTGTTAAGTCGCTTAACCAACGAGAATTCTTGTCGCCGTAGAAATCCAAAACCGCGTTGATCGTCTCAAGTTGCACTTGGGATAAACTGGACGGATTACCCTTCGGCCAATCGCGGACAGTGTATTGTCCGCGATGAACATCGAATAATTCGGGTACGACTGGACCATTTGCCCACGCTTCAATCACTTCGTCAAAAAGCGGCGCGTCGTCCCACGCAAGCGACCATGCCTGTGAGTAGTAAACAAGTTTCTGCAATTTCATGGCCGTCATTGGGCCCTTCCTTTGCAGAATAAATGCCGCCACATCATGCGCAGTTGCCATATCATACACCCCTTCTTCTACGCTCCATCCTAAACTGAACACCGCGAGATCACAAGTGCATTC encodes:
- a CDS encoding DUF4065 domain-containing protein, with the translated sequence MATAHDVAAFILQRKGPMTAMKLQKLVYYSQAWSLAWDDAPLFDEVIEAWANGPVVPELFDVHRGQYTVRDWPKGNPSSLSQVQLETINAVLDFYGDKNSRWLSDLTHNEDPWKDARKGLSPNDRGSSVITHDAMAWYYQSLSANG